A window of the Gammaproteobacteria bacterium genome harbors these coding sequences:
- a CDS encoding hypothetical protein (Evidence 5 : Unknown function) — protein MLPLIAAAVTGGFIGNKVYNLGYPLLAKFEKNKQLKPVKPFQKNDLPGIACSDTEEKWPSKLFNGISRTSAPTLQLLRESISEEQPIILATEEIPLDNRFGNKTLISEHEFVRTASVTFSMARDHLATSRLTGGFWTIFEGLAQEEIKKTLNIELDAHITRRVKVVFSTAPGHLVRYRVIWRQDARRGLFVVNVEGKMYRVPYLVVFGLSQAIESIAGESLERKNLNAESPMAISNSGNRA, from the coding sequence ATGCTTCCATTAATAGCAGCTGCTGTCACTGGTGGTTTTATAGGAAATAAGGTCTATAACCTGGGCTATCCTCTACTGGCCAAATTTGAAAAAAATAAACAGTTGAAGCCGGTCAAGCCATTCCAAAAAAATGACCTGCCAGGGATAGCGTGTTCCGATACTGAAGAAAAGTGGCCAAGCAAATTATTCAATGGAATTTCTCGTACTTCCGCTCCTACTCTTCAATTATTGCGTGAATCCATCAGCGAAGAACAACCCATCATTTTGGCCACCGAAGAAATTCCTCTCGATAATCGTTTTGGTAACAAAACGCTAATTAGTGAACATGAATTTGTTCGTACTGCCTCAGTCACTTTTAGCATGGCACGCGACCACCTTGCCACCTCCAGATTAACCGGCGGTTTTTGGACAATATTCGAGGGACTGGCACAAGAGGAGATCAAAAAGACTCTCAATATCGAGCTTGATGCTCATATCACGCGCCGGGTCAAGGTTGTATTTTCCACTGCTCCAGGCCATTTAGTGCGCTACCGGGTAATCTGGAGGCAAGATGCTCGTCGTGGGCTATTTGTGGTCAATGTGGAAGGGAAAATGTACCGTGTTCCCTATCTTGTAGTCTTTGGCCTTTCTCAAGCAATTGAAAGCATTGCGGGTGAATCCTTGGAAAGGAAAAATTTGAATGCGGAATCACCTATGGCTATCAGTAACTCCGGGAATCGCGCATGA